The following proteins are co-located in the Gigantopelta aegis isolate Gae_Host chromosome 5, Gae_host_genome, whole genome shotgun sequence genome:
- the LOC121372897 gene encoding zinc finger protein 665-like, whose product MSHRDKSRVQCEISSRCCKDKSLLNLHMLVHTGEKPFRCGMCSKDFSTKSNIKTHMKIHSGQVKFKCVVCSKGFSSSFYLQQHMMIHTGEKPFKCDVCEKSFKTNTYFKQHMLIHNGENHFKCEVCKQCFTSSYYLKKHMLNHTGGNPFKCEVCKKCFAQSSSLKQHMLIHTGQRPFKCEVCTKSFMYHSHLKDHMLVHTGEESSLKCEVCTKCFIHRFSLKQHMLTHTGKKSFKCEVCTKCFTQNSSLTQHMLIHTGEKLFKCEVCKKSFIHHSQLKNHKLVHTGEKAFKCEVCTKCFTQISGLKLHMLIHTGEKPFKCEVCTKCFTHSSRFKQHMSIHTGEKPFKCEVCTKCFLRHSNLSQHMLIHTAEKPFKCEVCTKCFTQSSKLKQHVLIHTGETSFKCEVCTKCFTHRFSLKQHMSIHTGEKPFKCEVCTKYFLRRSNMTQHMLIHTGKKPFESCSNVKFAQNVLQKVPG is encoded by the coding sequence ATGTCGCACAGGGATAAATCACGTGTCCAATGTGAAATCAGCTCAAGATGCTGTAAAGACAAATCTCTTCTAAACTTACACATGCTTGTTCATACTGGTGAAAAGCCTTTCAGGTGTGGAATGTGTTCAAAAGATTTTTCAACCAAGAGCAACATTAAAACGCACATGAAGATCCACAGTGGACAAGTCAAGTtcaaatgtgttgtgtgttcCAAAGGTTTTTCCTCGAGCTTTTACTTACAACAACATATGatgattcatactggtgaaaaacctttcaaatgtgatgtgTGCGAAAAGTCTTTTAAAACCAATACCTATTTCAAacaacatatgttgattcataacGGCGAAAAccatttcaaatgtgaagtgtgcaaaCAATGTTTTACAAGTAGCTACTATTTGAAAAAGCATATGTTAAATCATACTGGTGGGAaccctttcaaatgtgaagtatgtaaaaaatgttttgcacagAGTTCCAgcttaaaacaacatatgttgattcatactggtcagagacctttcaaatgtgaagtgtgcacaaaatctTTCATGTACCATTCGCATTTGAAAGACCATATGTTGGTTCATACTGGAGAAGAgtcaagtttaaaatgtgaagtgtgcacaaaatgttttatacacaGGTTCAGCTTGAAACAGCATATGTTGACTCATACTGGCAAGAagtctttcaaatgtgaagtgtgcacaaaatgttttacgcAAAATTCCAGCTTGACgcagcatatgttgattcatactggcgAGAAacttttcaaatgtgaagtgtgcaaaaAATCATTTATTCACCATTCCCAATTGAAAAACCATAAGTTGGTTCATACTGGCGAGAAagctttcaaatgtgaagtgtgcacaaaatgtttcacaCAGATTTCCGGCTTGAAActgcatatgttgattcatactggtgagaaacctttcaaatgtgaagtgtgcacaaaatgttttacacacaGTTCCCGCTTCAAACAGCATATGTCCATTCATACTGgcgagaaacctttcaaatgtgaagtgtgcacaaaatgttttttgcgtCATTCCAACTTGAGTcaacatatgttgattcataccgccgagaaacctttcaaatgtgaagtttgcacaaaatgttttacacagagTTCCAAGTTGAAACAACAtgtgttgattcatactggcgAGACaagtttcaaatgtgaagtgtgcacaaaatgttttacacaccGGTTCAGCTTGAAACAGCATATGTCCATACATACTGgcgagaaacctttcaaatgtgaagtgtgcacaaaatattttttgcgTCGTTCCAACATGACTcaacatatgttgattcataccgGCAAGAAACCTTTTGAAAGCTGTTCAAATGTGAAatttgcacaaaatgttttacaaaaagttcCAGGTTGA
- the LOC121373788 gene encoding zinc finger protein 234-like encodes MSTEDLHLKNNMSLGDKSCFRCEVCSKSCKAKSHLETHMRVHTGEKPFMCGMCLKDFSTKSNIKTHMTIHSGDKPFRCMTCLECFPLWSYLKQHMLIHTDKKNFKCEVCTKCFTYRSHLKEHLRIHTREKPFKCEVCTKCFTKRSHLKEHLRIHTREKPFKCELCTKCFTKRSHLKEHLRIHTREKPFKCEVCMKWFTHYSHLKQHMLIHTGEKPFKCELCTTSFRQSSNLKQHMLFHTDQTPFKCAVCKKCFAHNSFLKQHLLIHNEDKPFKCEGCTNVFMHGSNFKQDMLIHTGEKPFKCEMCQKCFKQSSWLKQHMLIHTGEKPFKCEVCTKCFLRDSNLKQHMLIHTGEKPFKCAVCTKCFVYQSNLKRHMLIHAAEKPFKCAVCTNSFTQRSSLKYHMSVHTGE; translated from the coding sequence ATGTCAACTGAAGACCTGCATCTGAAAAACAACATGTCGCTTGGTGATAAATCATGTTTTCGGTGTGAAGTCTGCTCAAAGAGTTGTAAAGCCAAGTCTCATCTAGAAACACATATGCGTGTTCATACAGGTGAAAAACCTTTCATGTGTGGAATGTGCTTAAAGGACTTCTCAACCAAAAGTAACATTAAGACACACATGACGATCCACAGTGGAGACAAACCTTTCAGATGTATGACATGCTTGGAATGTTTCCCCTTGTGGTCTTACCTAAAacagcatatgttgattcatacagACAAgaagaatttcaaatgtgaagtgtgcacgaAATGTTTTACGTACAGGTCCCACTTGAAGGAACATCTGCGGATCCATACTAgggagaaacctttcaaatgtgaagtgtgcacgaAATGTTTTACGAAGAGGTCCCACTTGAAGGAACATCTACGGATCCATACTAgggagaaacctttcaaatgtgaattGTGCACGAAATGTTTTACGAAGAGGTCCCACTTGAAGGAACATCTGCGGATTCATACTAgggagaaacctttcaaatgtgaagtgtgcatgAAATGGTTCACGCATTATTCCCacttaaaacaacacatgttgattcatactggcgagaaacctttcaaatgtgaattGTGCACAACATCGTTTAGGCAGAGTTCcaacttgaaacaacatatgCTGTTTCATACTGATCAGACACCTTTCAAATGTGCAGTatgcaaaaaatgttttgcacatAATTCCTTCTTGAAACAGCATCTTTTGATTCATAATGAGGacaaacctttcaaatgtgaagggTGCACAAACGTTTTTATGCATGGTTCCAACTTCAAACAagatatgttgattcatactggcgagaaacctttcaaatgtgaaatgtgccaaaaatgttttaaacagagTTCATGGTTGAAACAGCATATGCTGATTCATACTGgcgagaaacctttcaaatgtgaagtgtgcacaaaatgttttttgcgtGATTCcaacttgaaacaacatatgttgattcatactggtgagaaacctttcaaatgtgcagtgtgcacaaaatgttttgtgtatCAATCCAACTTGAAAcgacatatgttgattcatgctgccgagaaacctttcaaatgcgCAGTGTGCACAAACAGTTTTACACAGAGATCCAGCTTGAAATACCATATGTCGGTTCATACTGGCGAGTAA